In Gadus chalcogrammus isolate NIFS_2021 chromosome 11, NIFS_Gcha_1.0, whole genome shotgun sequence, a single window of DNA contains:
- the kcnj14 gene encoding ATP-sensitive inward rectifier potassium channel 14 translates to MMGAARVKRRFSAVVDGPVEEEEVMRLAQSAADTAGAGGSPLSAGTPTSPSPTHNGKASGLQGNSHDARRPGALEEAAGGGGAREGGVRGGLCSGLRSGRGGGMGGGGGGGRGKDSLSSPASRRPARRPSRRPRQRFVGKDGRCNVTFVNMSERGQRYLSDLFTTCVDIRWRWMLVIFTLSFLLSWLLFGFAFWLIASAHGDLSVRLAPVSGGPPGTEGAPGTGGESGGGPAPVVVVFEPCFLQVNSFMAAFLFSLETQTSIGYGFRSITEECPLAVMAVVLQCIVGCIIDAFIIGAVMAKIAKPKKRNETLVFSDAAVVALRDGKLCMMWRVANLRKSHLVEAHVRAQLLKPRVTPEGEYLPLDNADINVGFDTGSDRVFLVSPVTIVHEIDDESPFYEMDRSTLEKDSEMEVVVILEGMVEATAMTTQCRSSYLASEIHWGQRFEPVLFERKDCYQVDYSFFNRTYEIPSTPTCSAKELAEQKCSQSSSFCYENEVALQLGSPDSDPQNGLQTSITQRPFPSEHPHDN, encoded by the exons ATGATGGGAGCAGCTCGGGTGAAGCGACGCTTCAGCGCTGTGGTTGATGGGccggtagaggaggaggaggtcatgaGGCTGGCGCAGAGTGCTGCAGACACGGCAGGGGCCGGGGGGAGTCCCCTGAGCGCGGGGACCCCCACCAGCCCGTCCCCCACCCACAACGGCAAGGCCTCGGGCCTGCAGGGCAACAGCCACGACGCACGGAGGCCGGGCGCCTTGGAGGAGGCGGCCGGGGGAGGTGGAGCACGAGAAGGCGGGGTGAGAGGTGGGCTGTGCTCGGGGCTGCGGAGCGGGAGAGGTGGCGgtatgggaggaggaggaggaggaggaagagggaaggaCTCTCTGTCCTCCCCGGCCAGCCGCCGCCCCGCCCGCCGCCCCAGCCGCCGGCCTCGGCAGCGCTTTGTGGGCAAGGACGGGCGCTGCAACGTCACCTTCGTCAACATGAGCGAGAGGGGCCAGCGGTACCTCAGCGACCTCTTCACCACCTGCGTGGACATCCGCTGGCGCTGGATGCTGGTCATCTtcaccctctccttcctcctctcctggcTGCTCTTCGGGTTCGCCTTCTGGCTCATCGCCTCCGCGCACGGGGACCTCTCCGTCCGCCTCGCCCCCGTCTCCGGCGGGCCCCCGGGGACCGAGGGGGCCCCGGGCACCGGGGGAGAGTCGGGCGGAGGGCCGGcgcctgtggtggtggtgttcgaGCCGTGCTTCCTCCAGGTAAACAGCTTCATGGCGGCCTTCCTCTTCTCGCTAGAGACTCAGACCTCCATCGGGTACGGCTTCCGCAGCATAACCGAGGAGTGTCCCCTGGCGGTGATGGCCGTCGTGCTGCAATGCATCGTGGGCTGCATCATCGACGCCTTCATCATCGGGGCGGTCATGGCAAAGATCGCCAAGCCCAAGAAGCGCAACGAGACGCTGGTGTTCTCGGACGCGGCGGTGGTGGCGCTGCGGGACGGGAAACTGTGCATGATGTGGAGGGTGGCCAACCTGCGCAAGAGCCACCTGGTAGAGGCTCACGTGAGGGCCCAGCTGCTCAAG CCACGGGTGACCCCAGAAGGAGAGTACCTCCCGCTGGACAACGCCGACATCAACGTGGGCTTTGACACAGGCTCCGACCGCGTCTTCCTGGTCTCCCCGGTCACCATCGTGCACGAGATCGACGACGAGTCGCCCTTCTACGAGATGGACCGCAGCACGCTGGAGAAGGACTctgagatggaggtggtggtgatccTGGAGGGCATGGTGGAGGCCACGGCCATGACCACGCAGTGCCGGAGCTCCTACCTGGCCTCCGAGATCCACTGGGGACAGCGCTTCGAGCCCGTGCTATTTGAGAGGAAAGACTGCTACCAG GTGGACTACTCCTTCTTCAACCGGACATACGAGATCCCCAGCACGCCGACCTGCAGCGCTAAGGAGCTGGCGGAGCAGAAGTGCAGCCAGAGCTCGTCCTTCTGCTACGAGAACGAGGTGGCCCTGCAGCTGGGGTCCCCGGACAGTGACCCCCAGAACGGCCTCCAGACCAGCATCACCCAGCGGCCCTTCCCCTCAGAGCACCCCCACGACAACTGa